A portion of the Myripristis murdjan chromosome 13, fMyrMur1.1, whole genome shotgun sequence genome contains these proteins:
- the LOC115369767 gene encoding F-box only protein 40 has translation MMVKSRKTPMGQHEHCNKCHNVHCQVPVQISVSCMVVKCRKNCGAVLHKCKEEEHLLLCPNEKVHCLNADYGCPFTMLRHRLAKHLEVCPASVVNCSQDWNRWPISDTDLDFYRNVSGASQIQEHLDVAMALRDQELLFRSIKMKNIFPELMEVIEEPALQDMAVAGTGLADGAAGSFDCGEFTENGCMRLVENELSQEERDALAKNRNLESIQNYSSWEGIFRKEMEACKQTVKSLDKQAGSSGVKEEQASSNSHREMRDPHQFQENAATASMNGATGLAPWHDGVMERVGKELNIGEYNMYLVHNGAMLINFGQLAACTPREKDFVYGNLEPIEVQTIRSFNVPTSYRAKRHHLKDPTRKIKSIHQSVDTADLGVSAEDLPKSDEVNATLLCCLEKELKGHLISESVGTDGLYIDVGTQTYNFASAPFKTDATLSDIIGDKSCNLHVHIQAESVTRRHNKTSSAFNYSCGHFFRRDEYHSHFKNVHSDIQACLNGWFEERCPLAYLGCTFSQTRFQPAGHQATIKYCRDLSTFALQPMVPSSLFEAARAFSPQQNGARNLDPLSRLPFEILRHIAGYLDSFTLSQLSQVSHLMREVCGTLLQERGMVSLKWEKKTYSHGGTSWKCRKKVWEFSCLFSTVDRWSFRNAPSMSEHLKACSFYQREEHSEPVALPCLREATENGTVKQNR, from the exons ATGATG GTGAAGAGCAGGAAGACCCCAATGGGACAGCATGAGCATTGTAATAAGTGTCACAATGTTCATTGTCAAGTCCCAGTGCAGATCTCTGTCTCCTGCATGGTTGTTAAGTGCCGTAAAAACTGTGGTGCCGTTTTGCATAAGTGCAAGGAAGAGGAGCACCTGCTTCTCTGTCCCAATGAGAAGGTCCACTGCCTCAATGCTGACTATGGATGTCCCTTCACCATGCTCCGCCACAGGCTTGCCAAGCACCTGGAGGTCTGTCCTGCCAGTGTGGTCAACTGCTCTCAGGACTGGAACCGATGGCCTATCTCAGACACTGACCTGGACTTCTACAGAAATGTGTCAGGAGCCTCACAGATTCAAGAACACTTAGATGTCGCGATGGCTCTCAGGGACCAAGAGCTGCTATTCAGGTCCATCAAAATGAAGAACATTTTTCCTGAACTGATGGAGGTAATCGAGGAACCTGCTCTTCAAGATATGGCTGTTGCGGGCACCGGTCTCGCAGATGGAGCTGCCGGTTCTTTTGATTGTGGTGAATTTACAGAAAATGGCTGCATGAGGTTGGTGGAAAATGAGCTGAGTCAAGAGGAAAGGGATGCTTTGGCCAAGAACAGGAACTTAGAGAGTATTCAGAATTACAGTTCCTGGGAGGGAATATTCAGGAAGGAGATGGAGGCATGCAAGCAGACTGTCAAAAGCCTGGATAAACAAGCAGGTTCCTCTGGTGTGAAGGAAGAGCAAGCATCATCAAATAGtcacagagagatgagagaccCACACCAGTTTCAGGAGAATGCTGCAACTGCAAGTATGAACGGTGCAACTGGTCTTGCACCATGGCATGATGGGGTCATGGAGAGAGTAGGCAAGGAGTTAAACATTGGCGAATATAACATGTATTTGGTGCACAATGGGGCAATGTTAATTAATTTTGGCCAACTTGCTGCTTGCACCCCAAGAGAGAAGGATTTTGTTTATGGTAATCTGGAGCCCATTGAGGTTCAAACTATCCGATCATTCAACGTTCCCACCAGCTACCGGGCAAAACGACATCACCTGAAGGACCCCACAAGAAAAATCAAAAGTATACACCAAAGTGTTGACACTGCAGACTTAGGTGTGTCAGCTGAGGATCTTCCAAAGAGTGATGAGGTGAATGCAACATTGTTATGCTGTTTAGAAAAGGAACTGAAAGGGCATCTGATCTCGGAGAGCGTGGGAACGGATGGCCTCTACATAGATGTAGGGACGCAGACCTATAACTTTGCCTCTGCTCCGTTCAAGACCGATGCAACACTTTCTGACATCATAGGAGACAAATCCTGCAATCTCCATGTACATATTCAAGCAGAATCTGTCACCAGAagacacaataaaacaagttcGGCTTTCAATTACAGCTGTGGCCACTTCTTTCGCCGTGATGAGTACCACTCTCACTTTAAGAATGTGCATTCAGACATACAGGCATGTCTGAATGGCTGGTTTGAAGAACGGTGCCCTTTAGCTTACCTGGGATGCACCTTTAGCCAGACAAGATTCCAACCCGCTGGTCACCAAGCTACAATCAAATACTGCCGAGATCTCAGCACCTTTGCCCTCCAGCCAATGGTGCCTTCATCCCTTTTTGAAGCTGCGAGAGCCTTCAGCCCTCAGCAAAATGGTGCACGTAATCTAGATCCCCTGAGCAGACTGCCCTTTGAGATCCTTCGGCACATTGCTggttaccttgacagttttacATTATCCCAGCTATCCCAGGTCTCCCATTTGATGAGAGAGGTGTGTGGCACATTGCtacaggagagagggatggtCTCTCTCAAGTGGGAGAAAAAGACATATTCCCATGGGGGAACCTCCTGGAAATGTCGAAAGAAA GTATGGGAGTTCAGCTGTCTGTTTTCCACTGTGGACAGATGGAGCTTCCGCAACGCCCCCTCCATGTCAGAGCACCTGAAAGCCTGCTCTTTCTACCAGAGAGAAGAACACAGCGAGCCGGTGGCTTTGCCTTGCTTAAGAGAGGCCACAGAGAATGGAACAGTAAAGCAGAACAGATAA
- the ttc36 gene encoding tetratricopeptide repeat protein 36, with translation MASAHDRAVLQAIFNPNSPFGDIPGLNQEEELTDDDSGFDTELLKQVKELEMQGVSAAEAGDLQTALQQFSQAIQILPQRASAYNNRAQARRLQGNTAGALEDLERAITLSGGTGRTACQALVQRGLLLRLKCQDDEARADFEKAAALGSEFARQQAIVLNPYAALCNRMLSEVINKLRNPEVAEMQ, from the exons ATGGCCTCGGCACATGACAGAGCTGTTCTCCAGGCTATATTCAACCCCAACAGCCCTTTTGGAGACATCCCTGGCCTGAACCAAGAGGAGGAATTAACTGATGACG ACAGTGGCTTTGACACAGAGTTGCTGAAGCAAGTGAAAGAGTTGGAGATGCAGGGTGTCTCAGCGGCAGAGGCTGGGGATTTGCAAACTGCACTTCAACAGTTCAGCCAGGCAATCCAGATACTGCCTCAGCGAGCCTCAGCCTATAACAACCGGGCACAGGCCCGGCGGCTCCAAGGGAACACAGCAG gTGCCCTTGAAGACCTGGAGCGTGCCATCACTCTGAGCGGTGGCACTGGGCGAACTGCCTGCCAGGCACTGGTGCAAAGGGGCCTTTTACTCAGGCTGAAATGCCAGGATGATGAAGCCAGAGCGGATTTTGAGAAGGCAGCTGCGCTTGGTAGTGAATTTGCCCGACAACAGGCTATAGTACTTAATCCGTATGCCGCCCTGTGCAACCGAATGCTGTCAGAGGTGATCAACAAACTGCGCAATCCTGAGGTGGCAGAGATGCAATAG